The Lolium rigidum isolate FL_2022 chromosome 2, APGP_CSIRO_Lrig_0.1, whole genome shotgun sequence genomic interval TTCAAGAACAGCGCACAGGTTCTCGACGCTCGTCGTCTCGGCTTTCAGAAAATGCTTTATAACCAACTCCCTCGCCACCGAGAGCGTATCCGATCGAACATCGGCGAGGCCCTGCACGGCGCGGCACAGagatagatagagcatcagcattcGCGCAACACAATCGTAATCGTAGTGAACACATCATACAAGAGACAGGTTCATCAAGAGCACCTGGGGAAAATTTCGGTTTGATGTGAGCTCCGCGAGAGCGGTGTCGAACTCCCTCGCGGAGTCCTCGTACCGTCCGGATTCTCGCAGGTTCCTGAATACCTGAACAAAATGCAGGAACAAATTGGTCACACTACTCCACACATCAACTCTGCAGGGCTGGGACTGCGTAATGGGCACATCGAAGGCGGGGGGCCCGAAACGCGCGAAGCCACATCCAGGGGCGGCAAACGCCATGGCGCCGAGGGCGCAGGAGGCGAAACCTAGCGCAAAGCACACGGAGCGGGATCGTGGGCCGTTACCTCCTCGAAGAAGAGCGCCCACCGGAGGGCCTTCTGGACGTCGCCGGAGCGCCAGCTTGCGGGGGCGCCGGAGGAGGTCCGGCCcccggcgaggacgaggatgtCCACGAAGCCCGGCACCAGGCCGAGCACCTCCGCCATGGCCACCGCCTCGTGCGCCCACCCCATTCCCTCAGACCCGCCACTCGCAATTCAAGCTTTCGCAGGGACTAACAAGCAAGACGCACCCTAAAGCCCTGAGCCCTCAGGGATTTGTTAGTATACCCCTGAACTATTTCATATTAACGTTTTATTGCTACCACGCACTTTTCTGAGGATGAGAATGATGCGGAAAGTTCTTGACAGGGGTGTGAATGGGTAATGGCCGCAAAGCCCTAGACCCCGCCGCTATATAACCGAGGGAACCGCGCcctccccgccgcctccgccgccgcctccgccgccggacACCACCGCCCTCTTCCAAGATGTCGAAGcgaggtagaattctccttctccATCCCCAGCTTAGATGTTTTTCTTCTACTCTGGTTAGATCGCGCGGTGATGTGCTTCGATTTGGGCTGCGCGGCTCATGCTCACATGCTAGCGATCACGATCTGTGTTTCTCGGATCGCGTCGTGAGAGTCCGTGGGTGATCTGGTTTGGGGTGGTGGACGCCTAGTATAATTTTAGGATttttggttttgttctttgtgcgaattgttgttactccctccgattcatattaattgacttcaatatggatgtatctagaactaaaatgtgtctagatacatccacattagagtcaattaatatggaccggaggggtaTCATTTATCGGAGGTTGGATATGGCGTAGAGATACTTAGGAATGGAGTTCTATAAGTGATGTTACAGCCGCGTAGTTGCTTTGCTGTTCTTATGTTTGAGATGGATCGTTGCCTTGTCGGTGTTTAGATCCCCTTTAAGACCCTGGGAAGTGAACGTATCTGTACCGATTCTATGCTCTCATCCTTTGTTAGATGCCTGGTACTGTAGCTTCACATCGTCAAAATGGCCTGCACACTTTGCTAGATGCCTGTTAATATATGTGGTAAATGGTCTCTTCAGTATGTAATTTATTGTGCATGCTGCATGCTTATTAGTTTAATATGTGGTAAGTTAGTGTTCTGGTATCAATTTTTATCTGTTGAATGTTCTCTTCAGTACATAAGGCATGTGCATGGTACATTAGTTATTGCATCAGAATTGAATGAAGCATTCAGTTAGTTGCATCTCTCAGGCTAAGATCCTCAAATGCTTGTGTTGCTGTAAATCCTTTTGAACTCTGAAGAAAATTTTATGATATCATGTAATCATCGCATGTGTCTTGTGACCGTCATACATCACTAGGATATTTGCTTGGTGTACTGCACACATTTGGGTTCCATTTATCTAACTTTGTTTTTGCTGGTGCTCGTCCTCGCACTGTAGGGCGCGGAGGTTCCGCTGGTAACAAGTTCCGGATGTCGCTGGGTCTGCCAGTGGCAGCCACCATTAACTGCGCTGATAACACTGGAGCCAAGAACCTGTACATCATTTCAGTGAAGGGAATCAAGGGACGCCTTAACAGGCTTCCTTCTGCCTGTGTTGGCGACATGGTGATGGCCACTGTGAAGAAGGGGAAGCCTGACCTGAGGAAGAAGGTCATGCCGGCTGTCGTCGTGAGGCAGCGCAAGCCATGGCGCCGAAAGGACGGTGTCTTCATGTACTTTGAAGGTACTGCTAAGTTCTTAAGCTGACTCTGCCATCCTTATATGAAATTGCTTGCTTATTAGGAAGCCTTTCTTGTATGACACTCTGTTTGCGGTGTTACATGATTCGTTGTAATATAGTGTCTCAGGAGTTTGGAGTCTAAAGCTGTTATATTCTGTTAATATACCATCTTAATTTTGAGAAAAGTCCTGACAAATAATTTAAATTGAATTTCTGCGAAATTACACTTGCACAGCCCTAAAGTGAAGTTATGTTGACATGATTTAGAACCCAGTAATAGTTTTTTATGCACCCTCCCATCTTTTTTGGTATTGCTTCCATGCTATATAAATATAAAGAGTGACCTTTCACTATGATCATTTGTCACAAGGAAGCATATATGCAAATTTGCCAGCTAACACACCATTGTGAGTTCTTGTCTCGCATTATGGTATGAAATCCTGGGTACATGTTTATCAGCAGTGCCCACCCCCTCTACAATTTATTTGAAGGATGCATAACCATAGTAACGGTTGTTGCTCTTTTGTTTTATGCTGATACAAATGCGAATTATTGTTTCTATGGGTCATCCTTTGTCCCTGTAAGTTCCATTGTATCATATTTACTGGTTTGTCCTGTTTCAATTTCAAGTTGCTGCTTCATTGTCAGTTTTATTACATAATAAAGAGTGGCCACCTTTAGCTGTGGTCATTCGTTGCAATGAAGCATATATGCAAATTGGCCAGCTAAACATCATAGTTCGTTGTTTTCTTTCACTATGTAATGACCCCTGGGCACATGTTATCAGCAGTTCAGCTATAGACTGTGACATTTTTCCTCTTGTTAGAATTGTGTCACTATGCTATGTTCTGGTGTGTCATCCTTTGTCCATAGAAGTTTTTATGATTGCTCTGCCCCTTTAACAGGCAGTGATTGAATCATTTTAGTTATGTTCATTGTGAAGCTCATTGCTTAGATGGAATCTTTTCTCTGGTATGATGATTATGAAACCACTGTTCGTGTTGATCTATATGATTCACTGTAATCTAGTGTATCCATAGTTTGCCGTCTAAAGTTGATATTCTGTTAAAATACTACACTAATTTTGTGAAAGCTTTTGACAAACAAGTTAGTATACAGTTGCACTACCTTATTAGAAGTTAAGAATGACTGCATGATTCTGAACCTAGAAATAGTTCTTCATATACTCCATCTTTCATGGTATTGCTTCATTAAAGTGTGGCCTTCATTTGGTCATTTAAAAAAAGGAAGCATAGATGCAAATTAGCCTGTTAAGACACCATAGTGCGTTCTTGTCTCGCATATGGTATGAAATACTGAGTACATGCCGTCCCCGTCACCTCTACAGTTTTCTTTGAAGGACATGAAACCTGAGTAACATTTGttcctctttgttgtttacatattgaTCTGTCATCCTTTTTCCCTTTAAGTTCCATGGTATCATATTTACCCATTTTATCCTGTTTCAATTTCATGGTGCTGCTTCATTGTCAGTTTTATCACATAAAGAGTGACCACCTTTTGCTTTGGTCATTCTTCACAATGAAGCATAGATGCAAACTGGCCAGTTATACATCATAGTGCATTTTTCTCTTGCATTATGTAATGACCCCTGGGCACATGCTATAAGCAGCTCATATTACAAACTGTGATTATTTTCTCTTTCATGGTAGAATTGTTTTGGTCTTCACAATGCCTGAAACTGTGTGTGTTCTGATCTGTGTCATCCTTTGTCCATATAATGACTGAATTTCTTTGAACTTCAGTTCTAATGTTAGTTGATGTCATATTTTGCAGACAATGCTGGAGTCATTGTGAACCCGAAGGGAGAGATGAAAGGTACCATACTATGTCAAATCTTTAAAACAAACGAACCATTAGATCTGTATGAGGTGTTTCTGTATTTTGAACTCAGCTAACTAAAGCATTCTGCTCCACCAGATTAATACATTTAGTAGCTTCACTAGCTGTTTCCGTGTAACTTTTTGCATAGCTTAGCTGGATGAACAACCTGATTGACACTTGCTCTCATTATGCAGGTTCTGCCATCACTGGACCTATCGGCAAGGAGTGTGCTGATCTGTGGCCCAGGATCGCCAGCGCGGCGAATGCAATTGTCTAATTGAAGCAGCTAGCTTAAAGTTTTGATAGCATCTCTCTTTCAGTACCATGTTTGGCCCTTTAAGGGGTTTAATGGATGATCTGTGCTGCTGGATTATGGAGGATCTGTGCCCTTTAAAGATTTTGCACTGCGATACTTAGCATGGTACTGTTGCTGACATTTAGTGGTTTAAAGTTCGAATATATTCCAGAATTTCTGCGTTGCTGTTGTGTTTGTCTGATAATTCCTGTTGCGTGAATGGTTGTTTGTGCGTTAGCCTCTTGAAATTATTTTTGTGTCTATGCTTGTGAGTTTGTTTAATTTCGGTACATCTTTGGGTTGAAAAATCTGCTGAAAAGATTTAAATCTTATATCTTCCAAATGTATATCAATCCAGATGAAGAAAGAAAGACAAACAGACACAAGTTTAGTCTTCAAAAGTTTGAAAACCAGATTCTGCAAGGACAAATCCTAAAATCCAAGTGTGTGCATCTAGGAAATTCAATTATCGTGTAGTTTTGATTTTAAAAATCATTTTGTGTGTGTTATGTCTAAAAAGACAAAAAGGAACGTGAAAACATTATTTTAGCATCGAATTTTCTCTTTTTCCATTGGTCACACTCACATGACAATGTAGCATCTCAAGATGTAAGCGCgactttttaatttaatttttttaatattttaaattgTTTCTAAGATACATTCTAAATAAAGGAATGCTTTCTTTATGTGTTGCAAGGTCATGAGGTGGCTACATCTTTGTGCAACTCTAGATCTTTGTGTTGGCAAGGTTATGAGGTGGCTAAATTAACTAGGCAAAGAAACTATGAAAGGTAGTCTTTGGCTGTGGACTGGAACCTCATGACTTGACCAGCGAGGGTCCACTCTCCGCGTGGTCCACAAAGCCTGCCTCTCTAGCTCATGGGTAGTAGCTCACGTACTCCTCAAAGCAAATGGGATCTCACACATGTGCAAAAAACCACGCGAAGATTACGAGTTCACACTCCTCGTGTTTCCACTATATGATCTCAATTTCTCTCAAGAAATGTAACCATTGACCCACCTCCCCTCCTCCTTTTCTAGTTTGGGAAAGTTTTGAGCCGTTACGTCCAAGATTGGATCTTCTTGAGGTTCGTCGGCGGTGGCGAGGTCAGGAGGTAGCATCCATCGGTGGATGCAATGTGGTGCTCCACGCGCACGAAGGAAGATGAAAGGTGCGAGGAAGGTTGCCTAGTGCATTACCCTGTTTTTTTCTTGAGCATTGCAGCGTTGTTGCAGAGGATGGCGGCCTCATTGCCCCCTGCGCATCGGCGGCTGCGTGGAGAGCCCGATGGTTCCAAGGATGCGCAGAGGAGGGTGGAAGGAGCACGAGCAGGGGAGCAACAAAGGGAGGAGTCAACGTCGGTGGGTCTAGTAGGTGGTACAATCCTACTGAACTTGTAGTCCCGCATCGTTACTTTGGAACGATTTCCACCAGtatatagatgcaagattcagagCCGCTATCAGCAAGTAGCATTAGATAGAAGGGTTAGTTTAGGAGCATATTAGGgtatagctagggttagggtcagAAGAGGGTTAGATGGGTGCAGGTAGAGGGGGACGGTATGCTCGGGGGTGTAGGTGATGAGGGAAACTATGTGCCGCGGGGCATAGGGGTAGTGGTAGGGGATGGACCTATGCCTGAGGCAACAACCGGTGAGGGGGTACATAGAAGGTGGGGTATGTGACGGCGGGTGTAGGAGGGAGGTATAGGGGGGACCTATACCTCCCAGATTGCTTGGGTTCCTAAAATGGGGCTGCTTGCGTAGCCTAACAAGTACTTTGTACTTAAATAATCTTGCTGTTCTAAATTTGATTGAATGAAGCATTGAAATTATGGTTTGCCGGTTGAAGGAATTACAACATCATCAATTGTAAACTTTCGGCTAAGCGCTTAGGCCAAACCACAATTACCAAGTTAGGATTGTATTTGGAAAGCTGAATTCCCTTGATCTCTGAAGTAGATCTTTAAataagtaaataaataaattagaTTTGACATAATAATAATCAATGGCACCTTAGTCTTATTGCTTTTTGCATGGAGCTCGCAACAGCGCCTCAGTTTAGGTCGCAACGACAGAAATAGTACATGTGTATGATATTCCTCTTAGTTGAAAGCATGCTTTTGTCATATTTAGGAGAAGTGATATATTTTCTTGTTCTATCGGCAGCATGTTACATTGGAGGCAGAAATTGTGGTCAAAGCCAAACCAAGTGCATCATCTAGAAATTGTGGTATTCCGTTTATATGTttgacatactccctccgtttcatgaCAGGGATTTATGAAATTTGAaggtatctagacactatctagtaTGTAGATACATTTTAATTTTATCAAATCACAGAGAAGTTTCATGAGATGGAGAGAGTAGAACTTTACCTTTCTCCTCTTTCGTTATATTTTCTTATGAGTTAGTGAGGTTTAGCTATTTGATTGATTGTACTGTCTATTTACTTCATAGTGGGCGCAGTAAATTAAACTTGTTGTACTACTCCGCTAGAAACATAACTAGTTTTCATTTTATCTGGTGAATGCCCTGTATCTTGCGCTCTTTATAGACACCAGTGTACATAGAACATTTTAGCTGCAAGTAAACAATGAAAGAAATTGCCATGGCGAGCCAGTGCAACAGACCGGCGAGATGAATACTAAAGAGACAAAATATATTGTATCCATTATCTGAGTTTGTTCTGCTCTGCTTTGCAATATGCATAGGGTGATAAAACTTCAAACCATTATTTTCACAAGTTATCTCCCGTTTAGTCACATAGAGGAAAGAGCTAAAAGTATCAGTACTAAACTACTCCAGAGAAGTGACACCGTTCAATGTGGATGCTCGAGCAACTCCATGGCTCACGATTCTGGGCCTGTAGTACCATGTAGTACTGGTTGCAGGTTGCAGAACCTGGTTGCAGAATCTATGTGTTAACATTGCAGATTGCAATATTTTAGTTGATTCTTGTGTCCTATTGTGCGTTGACTTATTAGGAAAAAAATAGATGATCTTCAGTTTGATGCTTTGTACATGTATTTTTAAATCAGACCATGATCATTACAACTTTGTGTTGCATCCCCATTTTCACAATCCTGGAGTATTCTCTCCTTTTTTATTAGCAGTTTTAAAATAAAGCACATGTTCACGTCATGCAATGCTCTGGTTGCTATTGGCTTGTTGGTTTTTGGTTGTTCTGGCCTAGcgttttctttattttgtttaaGTGAACTTTGTTTTACTCATCATTCTAGCACTGGTCAAGAAACTTTGGCAGAAGTGTTGTGCATTTAACTTTCTAATTGTGTAATGTTTAATCATTTTTCCTAGAAAACCAAATAATAGACTAATGACTGATGATGATCGGCTAGATACTCCCATATCTAGGAAACTTATTCGTATGTAGATAAAATTGATGATCGGCTAGATACTCCCATATCTAGGAAACTTATTCGTATGTAGATAAAATTGATCAAGTTAGAATACCTGTATCTAGAAATAATTGAGCAACTTATTTTAGGCAAAATGAGTGTTAACATATACCAAGGTCCTTTTGGAGGGGCTGAACGTACTTTCTGCCCACATATAGATAGGTAAAAATTGTATCTTTCTACCATGGATAATCTTCATGTGCAATACAATGCAAATCATCATAAACCCCATCTACATAAGATGTTGCGATGTACAGGCATCAACCCTGCCTACGGCTGTCTGAAGGGGTCACTCACTGACAAATCATGGATGTGTTCTTTGAGATGGTAATCAGGCCAAAAATTATAATGCCTGAATTCAAATTGGATATCTCGGGAAGCTTTGTTTTCCACCTGTAGCATATCTATGAAGGATTCACGGTTGCAGCTGCCATTTGCTTGAACTTCAATTCTGCTAAGCACTTGTGCATTTAAAATGAAGAACCtggcaaagtcaacctcttccttaAGGCACAAATAACCTTGCAGCACCAATTCTTTGAGGTGGGACCGAAGGCATTCAATTGGGTGTAGTGGGTCATACCGAGGCTCAATGTTCTTACCCTTCTCGTGTGTGAAGTAGAACtacaaaagaggaaataagatgcATATCGTCAAATGTTCTACTAACTAGAGTAGATAATATACCAATGAAATCAGACATTTAAGTAAGCAAAGGTGAATACTCACAATGACATAGAGCTTTTCCAAACAGGGGAACCACCTGAGGACAGTAAGAACTGCATTCAGTTGAGAAATACAGGAACCGAGGGACAAAATCTTTATGGTGCGCATCGAGTTTTCCAAGCTGACTGGGCTCAATccctgaagaagaagaaaacaatgAACATGAAAACATGATGATCTGGATTCCTCGAAATAAAAATGACGATCTTTATGTACGAATGCTGCATGTTGGCTGCTGCTACCTGAAAGACATGGAGTTTGGAGAAGTCCGGTACGAAAGGGCCTAGTATCTTCAGTTTAGGTGCCCTCATTATCCTGATATACGGCTGCCAAGATGGTCTGTGAGTACCAAGTGATAATATCCTTTCAAGGTGAGGAGCGTCCTCGACGACCAGTTTTGCGCTGATCTCACGAGGGTTGCCCCGTAAGACGATGCTCCGAATCGTCGATGA includes:
- the LOC124688953 gene encoding 60S ribosomal protein L23 — its product is MSKRGRGGSAGNKFRMSLGLPVAATINCADNTGAKNLYIISVKGIKGRLNRLPSACVGDMVMATVKKGKPDLRKKVMPAVVVRQRKPWRRKDGVFMYFEDNAGVIVNPKGEMKGSAITGPIGKECADLWPRIASAANAIV